The sequence below is a genomic window from Perca flavescens isolate YP-PL-M2 chromosome 24, PFLA_1.0, whole genome shotgun sequence.
CATATGTTGTCAGCACCATAGTGActtgtgagtgagtgaggatGTTGGGGAGGATGGGTGGGTCCTAAAACCTGAGGGTTCAACCCCCATGTCCTGCACGAGTACTACTaaacacaatctttttcctaaacttaactagtcattttggtgcctagagacttaactgtcgtcgctgcataacgctcactttttgtcggctaaactcaactgccacGGTCCCTGTAATGACCGACAGCTTGTGGTGCTCTCTACCCGACTTAAAGTCACTTTTTGTCAACTAAACTCAACTGCATCGGGTCCTGAAACGACACCGGGCTCCCTGTAACCTTTTCTTGGCTAAATGTAACTGTGAAGACCGCCTACTGAACTTAACTTTCCTGTGATTGgttgtcacgtgaccagccggcaTGGAGGCGCCTATTTTGTAAGATGTCATAGGAATTATTGTAGGCCTACGTAACTTTTTGTTCGATATCaacgaacccgttcatgagaatgcgttggttACCACTAGGTGTCGTCATCCTCAAGCACAAGAACACAAAAAGCCATCAGAACTAAACCCTTTGACAATATTTAGGGTTGGTTTGATCACGAGTCCATCATGGCCTCAAACTCATCAATCCTCTGCCGGGTGTTTCCTCTACGGATCCTTCTGTAGGACACAGTTTTGTACAATGACGTCTGGCCGCTGCCTTTCTTCTTGTCCTCCGCTGCGTCCGCCTCGCCGTTCACATTGTTTTTAccttcttcctctttgtctcctTTGTCCTCCTTCACGTCCATCGCAGGGCTTCCTGTGCTGGATGAGTTTGGGGACGGACTGAGCTTTTTGCTTTCTCGTCAGCCGTTAACGATGACTCAGCAGCTGCATCCATCAACGACACTTGTTTCTGCTCCAGCCTGCAACCTGATACAGTGGAAAATATTATCTGTctattttgtttaattaaaatacTCTTTAAAGGTTAAAGCATGATTTAATTGGCTCGGTGGAGCTTTTTTCATTATCATTTGCTTTTGGCAATAGAGTGAGTGTCATCTTTGTGGAATTTTAATTGGattttaatgaatgaattaacTCTCTGACCTGAATCTCCACTGTGAATAATTGTGTTTCCAGCCAATCATAGCTGCAGTTATGTAAGACCCTTTGTATACTGCAAACTGTATTTCAAAATGAACAATTTTCAGCTAGATATTTAAACACTTACAGCCACTAATAACTTAAAGTTTAGGAGTTAAAAAGAAGTGAAAGCAGAGGGGGAAATAGTGTTATTGctcttttaaattacttttgttGGCTATTCTGCCTATTTGCATCGCCTTTTATACACTTAATTTGGTTTCATCTTGTACTTTTCAACCAAAGAAAACTGATCTAATATATTTTTCACAGATAATTTCAATGTAATTGAATCAACTCATCTTTCTCATTAACTCAATCTAAATAGTTTGTCAGTTTCAAGTCAGATCAACTCAAGTTTATCACGTTTATATTCATTAAATTTGTGGTAAAAACATTTCATCCTAACTTTCATTTGGCTTAAATGTGTTTAACTTGTTGATTTAATTCTAAATTGACTTTATTTACATTAGAAAGAACTATTAAGGACAAGTTAAGCTGAGGCCTATACTCAAAATATTAAGGCAGCCtgttgaatttaatttaatttaaagttaaaaCCCTATGCTAAGATTATTATAAAACCAAACCCCATCCAGAGACCACTTTAAGAGTCTAGATTACCTGTCCGTAGTTCAGGTGTAATATCTCGGATGTCGTCAGCTGCTGTTTCCGCTCGATGTCCTCCAGAAGAGGAAGTCAGCGATGGCGTTTCAAGTCGCTCTGGCTCCTCCGACCTCGGTGTTTCCTCCTCGCTCAGACTCAGACTCGAGTCGGTCACGGAGGCGGTTTGTGTGAGAGAAGCTCCCTCCGTCTGCGGCTCTTTGTCGTGGCTCGGCCATGTGGGATAAATGTCCCCGTTTGGTTGGCTGGCAGCGGCCGAGcctttctcttcttctgtcAGGTCTCTGGGAGCTTCATTTCCTGTTTCTGCACCAGCATGACTCAGCGTTTCAGCACATTGTAGAGCTGATGAAGCTGATGGAGCTGATGGAGGAAATGGTTGATAGGCATCTGATCCATCGAGCTGGTTGGCTGGCTCattctctccttcttcttccatctcttcttcttttccacCAACCTTTTCTTGTTTCTCtgcctctccttctccctccatctctttttcttttccaacAATCTgttgttcttctttttctttctctgcctctctttctccctccatctcttttcCAACAGTCTgttgttcttctttttctttctctgcctctctttctccctccatctcttttcCAACAATctgttgttcttcttctttctctgcctctctttctccctccatctctttttctttttcaacaatctgttgttcttgttcttctttctctgtctctctttctccctccatctctttttcttttccaagAATCAGTTGTTCTTTTTCTACTTTCCCTACTTCTCTTTCTCCGTTTTCCTCtatcttgttttcttttccaaCAATCTGTTGTTCTCgtttttctttctccatttcttcttttccatcaacctgttcttttttttttctctatcttgttttctccttttcctccaatcttcttctttctctaccTCCTTTTTCCTTATCCTTCCATTTCTTCTTTTCCATCAAcctgttctttttctttctctaccTCCTTTTCTCCTGTATCCtccatctcttcttctttctctaccTCCTTTTCTCCTTTATCCtccatctcttcttctttctctatcTCCTTTTCTCCTGTATcctccatctctttttcttcctctatCTCCTTTTCTCCTGTATCCtccatctcttcttctttctctaccTCCTTTTCTCCTGTATCCtccatctcttcttctttctctaccTCCTTTTCTCCTGTATCCTCCATCTTCTTTTCTTCCCTCCTGTATCTCCATTTTCTTTCCTGTATCCCTCCAtcctccacctcttcttctttctctaccTCCTTTTCTCCTGTATCCtccatctcttcttctttctctaccTCCTTTTCTCCTGTATCCTCCATCTCTTCTTTCTCTACATCCTTTTCTCCTGTATCCTCCATCTCTTCTTTCTCTACCTCCTTTTCTCCTGTAtcctccacctcttcttctttctctaccTCCTTTTCTCCTGTATCCtccatctcttcttctttctctaccTCCTTTTCTCCTGTATCCtccatctcttcttcttttccaaCATCTTGTCCTTCATGTCCTTTTATCTCTGTCATGCTGTcttgttcttttctttcatcctctacctcttctttctccttctctttctctgctctgtcatcctctcttccctcctccGTAACCTCCTTTACTTCTTtttcctccatctcttcctccctctgttctTCAACCTTGTCTTCATCATgactctccctctccttttctgCTCTTCCATCCTCCATAACCaacttttcttcttccttcATCCTTaactttttctctccatcttttgCTTCCTCATACTCCTCTCCTTTCTTTATCTccctttgttcttttcttttatcctttacctcttctttctctgttcGGTAAtcctctcttccctcctctgTAACCTTCttatcttctttttcttttgcttgCTCCTCTTCTTCGTCTAccttttcttcctccttttctttctcttctccgtCTTTTATAAGttcattttcttcttctcccacTACGTTTCTGTGTTCTCTATCCTCTTCTTCATCcagtctttctgtctcttcatcTACCTCCTTCTCCCTTTGTTCTTCCTCTTGCTCTCTTTGAGTCTTTGCTTCATCCTTTTCctccacattttctttttctatttttgccTCTTTGTGCTCGTCCTCTACCTCTTTTTCTAACACCTGCTCTTCCCCTCTTCCATCTATCTTTTCTTCTTGCTTCTCTACATTGTCCTCCCCTTTCTCGTCCTCTACCTCCTTTACTTTCTCCGTCATTTCTGCCGTTTcatctttgttttctctctcacaaacCTCTCCTTCCTTCTTCTTTTCAGTCTTAATATCTTGCTCTACACCTCCTCCACGTACCTCTTTTtcttccccctcttcctcccccacCTTTTCTGtcccttcatcctcctcttctcttaCTTCTACCTGCTTTTCTTTCTCTACTTCAACATTTCCATCATCTTTGGCacctttatcgtcttctttctctttttctcctcgTTGAAAATATTCTTCCTCTTTGCTCTCATTTGTATCTTTCCGGTCTTCAACCTGTTGCTCTCCTCCATCCTTCTgcttctcctctctgtcttcctccatCGTCACTTCATCCTCTACCGTTCTGTCTCCTGCTTGTCGagcaccctcctcctcccctgaaGCAGTCCCGTCAGTGTTGTCCTCCTCTCTGTTGTCTTCAGACAGCATCGTGTCCTCTAAAGACAGAATATCTCCAAACAGGCCGACTGCCTGAATGAGCCGAGACACTATGGAGTTTTCCTCCAGCTCCAGGCTGTCTGCAGACGTCCACCAGCTCGCCATGATGCAGGACAGCAGGGGAAACCAGCTGCTCAGTTTGAGGAAACAGA
It includes:
- the LOC114551260 gene encoding males-absent on the first protein-like, whose protein sequence is MEGEGEAEKQEKVGGKEEEMEEEGENEPANQLDGSDAYQPFPPSAPSASSALQCAETLSHAGAETGNEAPRDLTEEEKGSAAASQPNGDIYPTWPSHDKEPQTEGASLTQTASVTDSSLSLSEEETPRSEEPERLETPSLTSSSGGHRAETAADDIRDITPELRTGCRLEQKQVSLMDAAAESSLTADEKAKSSVRPQTHPAQEALRWT
- the LOC114551261 gene encoding golgin subfamily A member 6-like protein 22 — encoded protein: MASWWTSADSLELEENSIVSRLIQAVGLFGDILSLEDTMLSEDNREEDNTDGTASGEEEGARQAGDRTVEDEVTMEEDREEKQKDGGEQQVEDRKDTNESKEEEYFQRGEKEKEDDKGAKDDGNVEVEKEKQVEVREEEDEGTEKVGEEEGEEKEVRGGGVEQDIKTEKKKEGEVCERENKDETAEMTEKVKEVEDEKGEDNVEKQEEKIDGRGEEQVLEKEVEDEHKEAKIEKENVEEKDEAKTQREQEEEQREKEVDEETERLDEEEDREHRNVVGEEENELIKDGEEKEKEEEKVDEEEEQAKEKEDKKVTEEGREDYRTEKEEVKDKRKEQREIKKGEEYEEAKDGEKKLRMKEEEKLVMEDGRAEKERESHDEDKVEEQREEEMEEKEVKEIKGHEGQDVGKEEEMEDTGEKEVEKEEEMEDTGEKEVEKEEEVEDTGEKEVEKEEMEDTGEKDVEKEEMEDTGEKEVEKEEEMEDTGEKEVEKEEEVEDGGIQERKWRYRREEKKMEDTGEKEVEKEEEMEDTGEKEVEKEEEMEDTGEKEIEEEKEMEDTGEKEIEKEEEMEDKGEKEVEKEEEMEDTGEKEVEKEKEQVDGKEEMEG